A window of Pantoea agglomerans contains these coding sequences:
- a CDS encoding TetR/AcrR family transcriptional regulator produces MLAPLVFDAGASARDRILTAAQQLFYQQGIRATGVDRVIAEAGVTKVTFYRHFPAKNQLIAAALEQRHQRWMQGFQQALAQNTPLRDALPAALKSWFSEADFRGCAFINASAELGESLPEVGALIRRHKQEMADAIALRLAQAERGKTGQIMLLAEGAIVRAQRGEEAEAVTADLAAALAAILQTGA; encoded by the coding sequence ATGCTCGCTCCGCTTGTTTTTGATGCTGGCGCTTCCGCCCGCGACCGTATCCTGACCGCAGCGCAGCAACTCTTCTACCAGCAGGGCATCCGCGCCACCGGCGTCGATCGCGTGATCGCGGAGGCGGGCGTGACCAAAGTGACCTTCTACCGCCACTTCCCGGCGAAAAATCAGCTGATCGCGGCGGCGCTGGAGCAGCGCCACCAGCGCTGGATGCAGGGGTTTCAGCAGGCGCTGGCGCAAAATACGCCGCTGCGGGACGCCCTGCCGGCCGCGCTGAAAAGCTGGTTTAGCGAAGCGGACTTTCGCGGCTGCGCCTTTATTAACGCCAGCGCGGAGCTGGGCGAGAGCCTGCCTGAGGTGGGCGCGCTGATTCGGCGCCATAAGCAAGAGATGGCGGACGCCATAGCCCTCAGGCTGGCGCAGGCGGAACGCGGCAAAACCGGACAGATTATGTTACTGGCGGAAGGCGCCATCGTGCGGGCGCAGCGGGGAGAAGAGGCGGAAGCGGTAACGGCGGATCTGGCTGCCGCGCTGGCGGCGATTCTGCAAACGGGAGCGTAG
- the rcsD gene encoding phosphotransferase RcsD encodes MPFKFPVTSGNVTRFFVIFNLVLLLALGFMVHNSVNTWLTEKRYAMADLARATQKRIDAYRFATWQIYENLATSAAGSSPNSSLQETRLRPDVYYLEKTRRKTEALIFGSHDSSTLDMTMRMSSYLDTLWGAENPTWSMYFLNGQDNSLIMISTLPLKDMATRYKESAISSLVDGRRAEMLQQANALDERESFSPLRHFAFQNDHYFTLRTTFNQPGHLATVVAFDLPINDLTPQNMPIENFQLRQDAALPAANDQTEGESTQIAMVNPDLEIAATLPSTPLQLVYRVPITSLMIDTLHNLLWPLLVNLLLFLLSFTGMTLLRQQSLRPSENQSAELDSLRVLNEEIVASLPVGLLVYDFASNRTILSNKIAEHLLPHLNLQKIINMSDQHQGVLQATINNEVYEIRHARSVLSPHTQLFLMRDQDRELLVNKKLQKAQQVLDRNHQMRQQLLQNLGHALNRPLEKVVAQLVQLSQRDEDETVLDLLDESQGLARLVDDIVLLNRLEAHDWSPDASVFNLQELLDEIALESLPLMRRKGLSLVVNNLQPNDEQRFGDRRALRKVLATLMHYALTTTRWGKISLTVSADEARPERLLIELVDTGAGLTVDELANADFPFLGETSQDRYGQASGMAFFLCKQLCKQMGGSLEIIAKADIGTRYSIQLPLAVEPRPEEEEEKLLDGVTALMEIEVEDVYKIVCRHLENWGARCLSPEERLSGQEHDVLVTDDPNKLSGWALLLAEDELGHHALNDRQYRVNFNLSNALQDALLALIEQQLAHDSMDEITEDEELTPLLSGGYFQLFTETVPPDVKRLYTESAEKDYAMLAQTAHRLKGVFAMLNLTPGKQLCEELELHIKACDDSNITNTTSDIDAYVNELLQQGNQ; translated from the coding sequence TTGCCCTTTAAGTTTCCAGTGACATCCGGCAATGTCACTCGCTTTTTTGTGATTTTCAATCTGGTGCTGCTGCTGGCGCTGGGCTTTATGGTTCACAACTCGGTCAACACCTGGCTGACCGAGAAACGCTATGCCATGGCCGATCTGGCGCGCGCGACGCAAAAGCGTATCGACGCCTATCGCTTCGCCACCTGGCAAATTTATGAAAATCTCGCCACCAGCGCGGCGGGAAGCTCGCCGAACAGCAGCCTGCAGGAGACGCGGCTGCGTCCTGACGTCTACTATCTGGAAAAAACCCGGCGCAAAACCGAAGCGCTGATCTTTGGCTCGCACGACAGCAGCACGCTCGATATGACCATGCGCATGTCGAGCTATCTGGATACCCTGTGGGGCGCGGAAAATCCGACCTGGTCGATGTATTTTCTCAACGGTCAGGACAACAGCCTGATTATGATCTCCACGCTGCCGCTGAAGGATATGGCGACGCGCTATAAAGAGAGCGCCATCAGTTCGCTGGTGGATGGCCGTCGCGCCGAAATGCTGCAGCAGGCCAATGCGCTGGACGAGCGGGAAAGCTTCTCGCCGCTGCGCCACTTCGCCTTTCAGAACGACCACTACTTTACGCTGCGCACCACCTTTAATCAGCCGGGCCATCTGGCAACGGTGGTCGCCTTCGATCTGCCGATCAACGACCTGACGCCGCAGAACATGCCGATCGAAAACTTCCAGCTGCGTCAGGACGCTGCGCTGCCTGCTGCTAACGATCAGACAGAGGGCGAAAGCACGCAGATCGCGATGGTCAATCCTGACCTGGAGATTGCCGCCACCCTGCCGAGCACGCCGCTGCAGCTGGTCTATCGCGTGCCGATCACCAGCCTGATGATCGATACGCTGCATAACCTGCTCTGGCCGCTGCTGGTTAACCTGCTGCTGTTTCTGCTCTCCTTTACCGGAATGACGCTGCTGCGCCAGCAGTCGCTGCGCCCGAGCGAGAACCAGAGCGCGGAGCTTGACTCGCTGCGCGTGCTGAATGAAGAGATTGTCGCCAGCCTGCCGGTCGGCCTGCTGGTGTATGACTTCGCCAGCAACCGCACCATCCTCAGCAATAAGATTGCAGAACATCTTTTGCCGCACCTTAACCTGCAAAAAATTATTAATATGTCCGACCAGCATCAGGGCGTGCTGCAGGCGACCATCAACAATGAAGTGTATGAGATCCGCCACGCGCGCAGCGTGCTGTCACCCCATACCCAGCTGTTTTTGATGCGCGATCAGGATCGCGAGCTGCTGGTGAATAAAAAGCTGCAGAAAGCGCAGCAGGTGCTGGATCGCAACCATCAGATGCGTCAGCAGCTGCTGCAAAATCTGGGTCACGCCCTTAACCGTCCGCTGGAGAAGGTGGTGGCGCAGCTGGTGCAGCTGAGCCAGCGCGACGAAGATGAAACCGTGCTCGACCTGCTGGACGAAAGTCAGGGCCTGGCGCGGCTGGTGGACGATATCGTGCTGCTTAACCGCCTTGAGGCGCACGACTGGTCGCCAGACGCCAGCGTTTTCAACCTGCAGGAGCTGCTGGACGAGATCGCCCTGGAAAGCCTGCCGCTGATGCGCCGCAAGGGGCTGTCGCTGGTGGTGAACAACCTGCAGCCTAATGACGAGCAGCGCTTTGGCGACCGCCGCGCGCTGCGTAAGGTGCTCGCCACGCTGATGCACTATGCGCTGACCACCACGCGCTGGGGCAAGATCTCCCTGACGGTAAGCGCCGACGAGGCGCGGCCGGAGCGTCTGCTGATTGAGCTGGTGGATACCGGCGCGGGTCTGACCGTCGATGAGCTGGCCAACGCCGACTTCCCGTTCCTCGGCGAAACCAGCCAGGATCGCTACGGTCAGGCCTCCGGCATGGCCTTTTTCCTCTGCAAGCAGCTCTGCAAGCAGATGGGCGGTAGCCTGGAGATTATCGCTAAAGCCGATATCGGCACGCGCTACAGCATCCAGCTTCCGCTGGCGGTAGAGCCGCGGCCGGAAGAGGAAGAGGAGAAGCTGCTGGACGGCGTGACGGCGCTTATGGAGATCGAGGTAGAGGATGTCTATAAAATCGTCTGCCGCCATCTGGAGAACTGGGGCGCACGCTGCCTGTCGCCCGAAGAGCGGCTGTCAGGCCAGGAACATGACGTGCTGGTGACCGACGACCCCAACAAGCTAAGCGGCTGGGCGCTGCTGCTGGCGGAGGATGAGCTGGGTCACCACGCGCTAAACGATCGGCAATACCGGGTCAACTTCAATCTCAGCAACGCGCTACAGGATGCGCTGCTGGCCCTGATTGAACAACAGCTGGCCCATGATTCCATGGATGAGATTACAGAAGACGAGGAACTGACCCCGCTGCTCAGCGGCGGCTACTTCCAGCTGTTTACCGAGACAGTACCGCCTGATGTAAAGAGACTGTATACTGAGTCGGCGGAAAAGGACTACGCCATGCTTGCTCAGACAGCGCATCGCCTGAAAGGCGTGTTTGCCATGCTTAACCTGACGCCAGGCAAACAGCTTTGTGAAGAGTTGGAACTGCACATCAAAGCATGTGACGATTCAAACATTACAAATACCACCAGTGACATCGACGCTTACGTCAATGAACTGCTGCAGCAAGGTAACCAATAA
- a CDS encoding MFS transporter translates to MTALDAAPPRKLHSRVSLGTRLVFLIAGLGMSSWAPLVPFASQRLALSGASLGALLLCLGMGSLAAMPVTGALVGRFGCRRVIFGSTLVTLATLPLLATLETTGSMAATLIIFGAGLGMLDVAMNVQAVEVEKAASKPMMSGFHGFFSLGGILGAGAVSLLLSVGLSPLASVALVLLLMALLLAASLPTLMRERLHQPDQPWLVMPRGFVAFLGLLCFILFLAEGAVLDWGALLLLQSPEMSTAHAGLGYAVFSVAMTIGRLTGDRIIDRFGRFPVMLTGALTASAGLALAVYLPWPQMALLAFLLVGFGLSNTVPMLFNAVGNQRDMPSNLGISAMTTLGYAGILSGPALIGFISQWLSLSGAFLLIALLLLAVAASARLVAR, encoded by the coding sequence ATGACCGCACTGGACGCTGCACCACCCAGGAAACTTCACAGCCGTGTCAGTCTGGGGACACGCCTCGTTTTTCTTATTGCCGGTCTTGGCATGTCCTCCTGGGCGCCGCTGGTGCCGTTCGCCAGCCAGCGGCTGGCGCTGAGCGGCGCATCGCTGGGTGCGCTGCTGCTCTGCCTGGGCATGGGTTCGCTGGCGGCGATGCCGGTTACCGGCGCGCTGGTGGGCCGCTTCGGCTGCCGTCGCGTTATCTTCGGCTCGACGCTGGTAACGCTGGCGACGCTGCCGCTGCTGGCGACGCTGGAGACCACAGGAAGCATGGCTGCGACGCTGATAATTTTCGGTGCCGGGCTGGGCATGCTCGACGTGGCGATGAACGTGCAGGCGGTTGAGGTGGAGAAAGCGGCCAGCAAGCCGATGATGTCCGGTTTCCACGGCTTCTTTAGCCTCGGCGGCATTCTGGGCGCGGGCGCAGTCAGCCTGCTGCTCAGCGTCGGCCTGTCGCCGCTGGCGTCGGTGGCGCTGGTACTGCTTCTGATGGCGCTGCTGCTGGCGGCGAGTCTGCCAACGCTGATGCGCGAGCGCCTGCATCAGCCCGATCAGCCCTGGCTGGTGATGCCGCGCGGCTTTGTCGCCTTTCTCGGTTTGCTCTGCTTTATTCTGTTTCTCGCCGAAGGGGCGGTGCTCGACTGGGGCGCGCTGCTGCTGCTGCAGAGCCCTGAGATGTCGACCGCGCACGCCGGCCTTGGCTATGCGGTCTTTTCGGTGGCGATGACCATCGGCCGCCTGACCGGCGACCGGATCATTGACCGTTTCGGCCGTTTCCCGGTGATGCTGACGGGCGCGCTGACCGCGTCGGCTGGTCTGGCGCTGGCGGTTTACCTGCCCTGGCCGCAGATGGCGCTGCTCGCTTTTCTACTGGTGGGCTTCGGTTTATCCAATACGGTGCCGATGTTATTCAATGCTGTCGGGAATCAACGGGATATGCCCTCGAATCTGGGGATTTCCGCCATGACAACGCTGGGATATGCGGGTATTCTCTCAGGTCCGGCCTTAATCGGATTTATTTCTCAATGGCTGAGCCTCAGCGGTGCCTTTCTGCTTATCGCGCTGCTGCTGCTGGCTGTGGCCGCCAGTGCCCGACTGGTTGCGCGATGA
- the gyrA gene encoding DNA topoisomerase (ATP-hydrolyzing) subunit A → MSDLAREITPVNIEEELKSSYLDYAMSVIVGRALPDVRDGLKPVHRRVLYAMSELGNDWNKPYKKSARVVGDVIGKYHPHGDSAVYDTIVRMAQPFSLRYMLVDGQGNFGSVDGDSAAAMRYTEVRMSRIAHDLLADLEKETVDFVPNYDGTEQIPEVLPTKIPNLLVNGSSGIAVGMATNIPPHNLTEVINGCLAYIDDEDISVEGLMEHIPGPDFPTAAIINGRRGIEEAYRTGRGKIYIRARGEVETDAKTGRETIVVHEIPYQVNKARLIEKIAELVKEKRVEGISALRDESDKDGMRIVIEVKRDAVGEVVLNNLYSLTQLQVSFGINMVALHQGQPKIMTLKEILEAFVRHRREVVTRRTIFELRKARDRAHILEGLAIALANIDPIIELIRRAPNPAEAKAGLIAQAWDLGNVAAMLERAGDDAARPEWLDDEFGIRDGRYYLTEQQAQAILDLRLQKLTGLEHEKLLDEYKELLEQIAELLNILMNAERLMEVIREELIAMRDQFGDERRTEITANSADINIEDLINQQDVVVTLSHQGYVKYQPLSDYEAQRRGGKGKSAARTKDEDFIDRLLVANTHDTILCFSSRGRLYWMKVYQLPEASRGARGRPIVNLLPLQPDERITAILPVREYTEGFNIFMATASGTVKKTALQEFSRPRSAGIIAVNLREDDELIGVALTNGNDEAMLFSAGGKVVRFAESAVRAMGRTASGVRGIKLAEGDRVVSLIVPREEGAILTVTQNGYGKRTAISEYPTRSRATQGVISIKVTERNGPVIGAVQVVDSDQIMMITDAGTLVRTRVSEVSIVGRNTQGVILIRTAEDENVVGLQRVAEPVEEEELDAIDGSVAEGEDDIAPEAETDDDAPEADEEE, encoded by the coding sequence ATGAGCGACCTTGCAAGAGAAATAACACCGGTCAATATCGAAGAAGAGTTAAAAAGCTCCTATCTCGATTACGCCATGTCGGTCATCGTTGGCCGAGCCTTACCCGATGTTCGTGACGGCCTGAAGCCGGTCCACCGCCGCGTGCTCTACGCGATGAGCGAACTGGGTAACGACTGGAACAAACCCTATAAGAAATCCGCCCGTGTGGTCGGTGACGTTATCGGTAAATATCACCCGCACGGGGATTCCGCCGTTTACGACACCATCGTCCGCATGGCTCAGCCTTTCTCCCTGCGTTACATGCTGGTGGACGGACAGGGCAACTTCGGTTCCGTCGACGGCGACTCCGCCGCGGCGATGCGTTATACCGAAGTGCGCATGTCGCGTATCGCACACGATCTGCTGGCAGACCTGGAAAAAGAGACCGTCGACTTTGTGCCGAACTATGACGGCACCGAGCAGATCCCTGAAGTGCTGCCGACCAAAATCCCTAATCTGCTGGTGAACGGCTCCTCCGGCATCGCGGTAGGGATGGCGACCAATATTCCGCCGCACAACCTCACGGAAGTGATCAACGGCTGCCTCGCCTATATCGACGACGAAGATATCAGCGTCGAAGGATTGATGGAGCACATTCCTGGGCCCGATTTCCCGACCGCCGCCATCATCAACGGCCGTCGCGGCATTGAAGAGGCGTATCGCACCGGGCGCGGCAAGATCTATATCCGCGCGCGCGGCGAAGTGGAAACCGATGCGAAAACCGGCCGTGAAACCATCGTGGTGCATGAAATTCCCTATCAGGTGAACAAAGCGCGCCTGATTGAGAAAATCGCTGAGCTGGTGAAAGAGAAGCGCGTTGAAGGCATCAGCGCGCTGCGCGACGAGTCGGATAAAGACGGCATGCGCATCGTGATCGAAGTGAAGCGCGATGCGGTCGGCGAAGTGGTGCTCAACAACCTCTACTCGCTGACGCAGCTGCAGGTCTCGTTCGGTATCAACATGGTGGCGCTGCATCAGGGCCAGCCGAAGATCATGACGCTGAAGGAGATCCTTGAAGCCTTTGTCCGTCATCGTCGCGAAGTAGTGACGCGCCGCACGATTTTCGAACTGCGTAAAGCGCGCGATCGTGCGCATATCCTTGAAGGTCTGGCGATCGCGCTGGCCAACATCGATCCGATTATCGAGCTGATCCGCCGTGCGCCGAACCCGGCCGAAGCGAAAGCGGGCCTGATCGCGCAGGCGTGGGATCTGGGCAACGTTGCCGCCATGCTGGAGCGCGCGGGCGATGACGCCGCGCGTCCGGAGTGGCTGGACGACGAGTTCGGCATCCGCGACGGTCGCTACTACCTGACCGAACAGCAGGCGCAGGCGATCCTCGACTTACGTCTGCAGAAGCTCACCGGACTTGAGCATGAAAAACTGCTCGACGAGTACAAAGAGCTGCTGGAGCAGATCGCCGAGCTGCTCAATATCCTGATGAACGCTGAACGTCTGATGGAAGTGATCCGTGAAGAGCTGATCGCCATGCGCGACCAGTTCGGTGACGAACGCCGCACCGAGATCACCGCCAACAGCGCTGACATCAACATTGAAGATCTGATCAACCAGCAGGATGTGGTGGTCACGCTGTCGCATCAGGGCTATGTGAAATATCAGCCGCTCTCTGACTATGAAGCGCAGCGTCGCGGTGGCAAAGGCAAGTCGGCCGCGCGCACGAAAGATGAGGACTTCATCGATCGTCTGCTGGTGGCCAACACCCACGACACCATCCTCTGCTTCTCCAGCCGTGGCCGTCTCTACTGGATGAAGGTCTACCAGCTGCCGGAAGCGAGCCGCGGGGCGCGCGGTCGTCCGATCGTCAACCTGCTGCCGCTGCAGCCTGACGAACGCATCACCGCGATCCTGCCGGTGCGCGAATATACCGAAGGCTTCAACATCTTTATGGCGACCGCCAGCGGCACCGTGAAGAAAACGGCGCTGCAGGAGTTCAGTCGTCCGCGCAGCGCGGGCATCATCGCGGTTAACCTGCGCGAAGATGACGAGCTGATCGGCGTGGCGCTGACCAACGGCAACGACGAGGCGATGCTCTTCTCTGCCGGCGGTAAAGTTGTGCGCTTCGCAGAGAGCGCCGTTCGCGCCATGGGCCGTACCGCCTCGGGCGTGCGCGGCATCAAGCTGGCGGAAGGGGATCGCGTGGTCTCGCTGATTGTGCCGCGCGAAGAGGGCGCCATTCTTACCGTGACGCAAAACGGCTACGGCAAGCGTACCGCGATTAGCGAGTACCCGACCCGTTCGCGCGCTACCCAGGGCGTTATCTCCATCAAGGTCACCGAACGTAACGGTCCGGTGATTGGCGCGGTGCAGGTGGTCGACAGCGATCAGATTATGATGATCACCGATGCCGGCACCCTGGTGCGTACCCGCGTCTCTGAGGTCAGCATCGTCGGCCGTAACACCCAGGGCGTTATCCTGATCCGCACCGCGGAAGATGAGAACGTTGTGGGTCTGCAGCGCGTAGCTGAACCGGTGGAAGAGGAAGAGCTCGACGCCATCGACGGCAGCGTAGCGGAAGGCGAGGACGATATCGCGCCGGAAGCGGAAACTGACGACGATGCGCCGGAAGCGGACGAAGAAGAGTAA
- the rcsC gene encoding two-component system sensor histidine kinase RcsC has protein sequence MKYLVSFRTTLRISRYLFRALALLLWTLGAVLTTFFIISVLHEKETSVRQEFASNYGQAEWYVRHSADVMRELKYITENRLTSASSGLDMINGVLPGKSTLPQFTPLFSDGDCSSMSNTWRNSLDSLSYYINYWKSNFASTYELNRVFFIGGESQCLADFTIGSGNVDRERSLKMLRERVLRYRNGNDEERRNPIYWVNASAQPGVGTFYMMVPVYVANKLQALLGVEQNIRLDEFIQPGSLPVVATIVDENYRPLLTSRRGGVGFSLNDLSDDPSWFGYLDGYRQLVLKKPLPPSDLNVVWSVSTRVLVDQLKLMIINALLLNLLSAIVLFTLAWLFERRMFLPAEENAHRLEEHEQFNRKIVASAPVGICILRTRDGTNILSNELAHNYLTLLTQEDRQRLNEIIGTQQVNFVDVLTGSNTNLQISFVHSRYRNENVAICVLVDVSARVRMEQSLQEMAQAAEQASQSKSMFLATVSHELRTPLYGIIGNLDLLQTKQLPKEVDSLVTAMNNSSSLLLKIISDILDFSKIESEQLKIEPRPFSPREVLSHIAGNYLSLVMKKRLTLYCFIEHDVPLALDGDPLRLQQVISNLLNNAIKFTHTGCIILHAYVKEGYLAFRIRDTGVGIPGKEVTRLFDPFFQVGNGVQRNFQGTGLGLAICEKLTNMMDGDIEVDSEPGMGSQFIVRIPIYNGQHPAVPLLDGLHEKTLWIDMRNDYLASFIERDLQQQGIAILPYNGKGGSDDVLITDYEPEGETTLRAVIIFSGAHIDMPREIAPGRWLHSTATPHELPSLLARIYRIAIQSDTATNLALSAPAEEVIGNDDIMILIVDDHPINRMLLSEQLGTLGYQVKTAQDGVDALNVISRSEIDIVLSDVNMPNMDGYRLTQRLRQLGHVFPVIGVTANALAEEKQRCMEAGMDNCLSKPVTLDVLKTTLAVYAERVRKAREG, from the coding sequence TTGAAATATCTGGTCTCTTTCCGAACCACGCTGCGCATCTCGCGCTACCTGTTCCGTGCGCTGGCGCTGCTGCTCTGGACGCTGGGCGCGGTGCTGACCACGTTCTTTATCATCAGCGTGCTGCATGAAAAAGAGACCAGCGTGCGGCAAGAGTTCGCCAGCAACTACGGCCAGGCAGAATGGTATGTGCGTCACTCCGCCGACGTGATGCGCGAACTGAAGTACATCACTGAAAACCGCCTGACCAGCGCCAGCAGCGGCCTCGATATGATCAACGGCGTGCTGCCGGGCAAGTCGACGCTGCCGCAGTTTACGCCGCTCTTCTCCGACGGCGACTGCTCCTCAATGAGCAACACCTGGCGCAACTCGCTCGACTCCCTCAGCTACTACATCAACTACTGGAAAAGCAACTTCGCCTCTACCTACGAGCTGAACCGCGTCTTTTTTATCGGCGGCGAAAGCCAGTGTCTGGCGGACTTCACCATCGGCAGCGGCAATGTAGACCGCGAACGCAGCCTGAAGATGCTGCGCGAGCGGGTGTTACGCTACCGCAACGGCAACGACGAAGAGCGCCGCAATCCCATCTACTGGGTCAACGCCAGCGCGCAGCCCGGCGTCGGCACCTTTTATATGATGGTGCCGGTTTATGTCGCCAATAAGCTGCAGGCGCTGCTGGGCGTCGAGCAAAATATCCGGCTGGACGAGTTTATTCAGCCCGGCAGCCTGCCGGTGGTGGCCACCATCGTCGACGAGAATTACCGTCCGCTGCTGACGTCGCGCCGCGGCGGCGTCGGCTTCTCGCTTAACGATCTGTCGGACGACCCCAGCTGGTTTGGCTACCTCGACGGCTATCGCCAGCTGGTGCTGAAAAAGCCCTTACCGCCCTCTGATTTAAACGTGGTGTGGTCGGTGTCAACCCGGGTGCTGGTCGATCAGCTCAAGCTGATGATTATCAACGCGCTGCTGCTCAACCTGCTCAGCGCGATTGTGCTCTTCACCCTGGCCTGGCTGTTTGAGCGCCGAATGTTTCTGCCGGCCGAAGAGAATGCGCACCGGCTGGAGGAGCATGAACAGTTCAACCGCAAAATCGTCGCCTCGGCGCCGGTGGGCATCTGCATCCTGCGCACCCGCGACGGCACCAATATCCTCAGCAACGAGCTGGCGCACAACTATCTGACGCTGCTGACGCAGGAAGATCGCCAGCGGCTCAATGAAATTATCGGTACCCAGCAGGTTAACTTTGTTGACGTGCTGACCGGCAGCAACACCAACCTGCAGATCAGCTTCGTTCACTCGCGCTACCGCAACGAAAACGTGGCGATCTGCGTGCTGGTGGACGTCTCCGCGCGCGTGCGCATGGAGCAGTCGCTGCAGGAGATGGCGCAGGCGGCGGAGCAGGCGAGCCAGTCGAAGTCGATGTTCCTCGCCACCGTCAGCCACGAGCTGCGCACGCCGCTCTACGGCATTATCGGCAACCTCGATCTGCTGCAGACCAAGCAGCTGCCAAAAGAGGTCGATTCGCTGGTGACGGCGATGAATAACTCATCGAGCCTGCTGCTGAAGATCATCAGCGACATTCTCGACTTCTCCAAGATTGAGTCGGAGCAGCTGAAGATTGAGCCGCGTCCCTTCTCGCCGCGCGAAGTCCTTAGCCATATCGCCGGCAACTACCTCTCGCTGGTGATGAAAAAGCGGCTGACGCTCTACTGCTTTATCGAGCATGACGTGCCGCTGGCGCTGGATGGCGACCCGCTGCGGCTGCAGCAGGTGATCTCCAACCTGCTTAACAATGCCATCAAATTCACCCATACCGGCTGCATTATCCTGCACGCCTATGTGAAAGAGGGCTATCTGGCGTTCCGCATTCGCGATACCGGCGTCGGCATTCCCGGCAAAGAGGTTACGCGGCTGTTCGATCCTTTCTTCCAGGTGGGCAACGGCGTGCAGCGCAACTTCCAGGGCACCGGCCTGGGCCTGGCCATCTGCGAAAAGCTGACCAATATGATGGACGGCGATATCGAAGTGGACTCCGAGCCTGGCATGGGCAGCCAGTTTATCGTGCGTATTCCGATCTATAACGGCCAGCATCCTGCGGTGCCGCTGCTCGACGGGCTGCACGAAAAAACCCTGTGGATCGATATGCGCAACGACTATCTCGCCAGCTTTATCGAGCGCGACCTGCAGCAGCAGGGCATCGCCATCCTGCCCTATAACGGCAAAGGCGGCAGCGACGACGTGCTGATCACCGACTATGAGCCGGAAGGGGAGACGACGCTGCGCGCGGTAATTATCTTTAGCGGCGCCCATATCGATATGCCGCGCGAAATCGCGCCGGGACGCTGGCTGCACAGCACGGCGACGCCGCACGAGCTGCCGAGCCTGCTGGCGCGCATCTACCGCATCGCCATTCAGAGCGACACGGCGACCAACCTCGCGCTCTCTGCGCCAGCGGAAGAGGTCATCGGCAACGATGACATTATGATCCTGATTGTTGACGATCATCCTATTAACCGCATGCTGCTGTCGGAGCAGCTCGGCACCCTGGGCTATCAGGTTAAAACCGCCCAGGACGGCGTCGACGCGCTCAACGTTATCAGCCGCAGCGAAATCGACATTGTGCTGAGCGACGTTAATATGCCGAATATGGATGGCTACCGGCTGACGCAGCGGCTGCGCCAGCTCGGCCACGTTTTCCCGGTCATCGGCGTCACCGCCAACGCGCTGGCGGAAGAGAAGCAGCGCTGTATGGAAGCCGGCATGGATAACTGCCTGTCGAAGCCGGTTACGCTGGACGTGCTGAAAACTACGCTGGCGGTCTACGCGGAGCGGGTGAGAAAAGCGCGGGAAGGTTAG
- a CDS encoding DUF1348 family protein, which yields MLLPPFNQQSATEKARLAEDAWNSRDPQRVSLVYTPDTRWRNRSESVQGRDAVVAFLSRKWARELDYRLIKELWAWHNDRLAVRFAYEWHDDSGNWFRSYGNENWRFGADGLMIERFACINDLPIAASERRFHWPLGRRPDDHPGLSELGM from the coding sequence ATGCTGCTTCCTCCCTTTAACCAACAGAGCGCCACCGAAAAAGCCCGTCTGGCGGAAGATGCCTGGAACAGCCGCGATCCGCAGCGGGTGTCGCTGGTTTACACTCCCGACACGCGCTGGCGCAACCGCAGCGAAAGCGTGCAGGGCCGTGACGCAGTGGTGGCGTTTCTCAGCCGCAAGTGGGCCAGAGAGCTGGATTATCGGCTAATCAAAGAGCTATGGGCGTGGCACAACGACCGGCTGGCGGTGCGCTTTGCCTATGAATGGCATGATGACAGCGGCAACTGGTTCCGCAGTTACGGCAATGAGAACTGGCGCTTCGGCGCTGACGGCCTGATGATTGAGCGGTTCGCCTGCATTAACGACCTGCCGATAGCGGCCAGCGAACGACGCTTTCACTGGCCACTCGGCAGACGCCCGGACGATCATCCGGGGCTGAGTGAACTGGGTATGTAA
- the rcsB gene encoding response regulator transcription factor RcsB: MNNLNVIIADDHPIVLFGIRKSLEQIEWVNVVGEFEDSTALINSLSKLDANVLITDLSMPGEKYGDGITLIKYIKRHYPDLSIIVLTMNNNPAILSAVLDLDIEGIVLKQGAPTDLPKALAALQKGKKYTPESVAKLLEKISAGGYGDKRLSPKESEVLHLFAEGFLVTEIAKKLNRSIKTISSQKKSAMMKLGVDNDIALLNYLSSVSATQIDKD, from the coding sequence ATGAATAACTTAAATGTAATTATTGCCGATGACCATCCAATTGTTCTTTTCGGTATCCGAAAATCTCTGGAACAAATTGAGTGGGTCAACGTTGTAGGTGAGTTCGAAGACTCAACAGCACTGATTAACAGCCTGTCAAAGCTTGACGCCAACGTCCTGATCACCGATCTCTCCATGCCCGGCGAGAAATATGGCGACGGCATCACGCTGATCAAATATATCAAACGTCACTATCCGGACCTGTCGATTATTGTTCTCACCATGAACAACAACCCGGCAATCCTGAGCGCCGTGCTGGATCTCGATATCGAAGGTATCGTGCTGAAACAGGGCGCGCCGACCGATCTGCCAAAAGCACTGGCCGCGCTGCAAAAAGGCAAGAAGTACACGCCGGAAAGCGTAGCGAAGCTGCTGGAGAAGATCAGCGCCGGCGGCTATGGCGACAAACGCCTGTCGCCGAAAGAGAGCGAAGTGCTGCACCTGTTCGCTGAAGGCTTCCTGGTGACGGAGATCGCCAAGAAACTGAACCGCAGCATCAAAACCATCAGCAGCCAGAAGAAATCGGCGATGATGAAGCTGGGCGTAGATAACGATATCGCCCTGCTGAACTACCTCTCCTCCGTCAGCGCAACCCAGATCGACAAAGACTAA